DNA sequence from the Blastopirellula retiformator genome:
GGACAGCCTGGCCCCGGCCACCGGTCGCGATTCAGTCGCGATTCTGCCGACCTCGACCAGCGTTGGCGCCGATGCCTGCATCACAGTTGGCGTCGATTCGGTCGAAGCTCTGAAAGACGTTCCGACCTACGGGCTCGAGAAGTCGGTCTCGCAGTATGCGTTTGAGCGTTGCCTAGAGCTGGAAGGCGCCAAGCCGGCCGATTTCGAGTTCAAGAACATGGATCCCGGCGTCGCCGCCCAAGCGATGCAGTCAGGCGACGCGGCCGTCAAGTCGATCATGGTCTGGAATCCCTTCGTGCTGCAAACGCTGCGTGATCGCGAAGGCTCGAAGCGGCTGTTCGACTCTCGCAAGATTCCGGAAGAAATCATCGACATGGTCGTCGTCAGCAAGTCGAGTCTGGCCAAGCCGGGCGGAGACAAGTTCGCCGCGGCGGTGCTCGACGCGTTCTACTCGGTTAACAAAATGTTGGCCGATCCCGAGCAGCGTGACGAAACGCTGAAGGCGCTGGGCGAGAAGTTCTCGAGCCTGGGCGTTGAGGACATGGAAGTGGTCGTCCAAGAGACCAAGATGTACGCCACGCCCGAGGCAGGCGTCGCGTTGTTTGAAAACAAGGAGTTCCAGGACACGACGATGCCGCATGTCGTCGACTTCTGCGTCTCGCACGACATCGTCGCCGAGAAACCGACCGTTGGATTTGGGGCCGCCGACCAGCAGCTCAACTTCGACGCGTCGTACATGAAAAAGGTGGAGTCGAAGTAGTCGCCCCAGCGACCTACTTGATTCATCCAATCCCGCAACAAGGCACGAAGCGTCGCTTCGTGCCTTCGCGCGTTGAACGCTTCCCCCCTCTCCTGCTCAACATCGTGAGACGCCGAGAATGATTCGCGGGCCCATCACCAACCGCAGCCGC
Encoded proteins:
- a CDS encoding type 2 periplasmic-binding domain-containing protein — encoded protein: MRMFQFVSCVAMLAVAVGCNTSSNNSGGAGEETPVFSLAWSEYPSWSVFGVAHEKGLINKDEGALGELEKKWGVDIVLVQADYDSCLSQYGNSTVDAVCMTNMDSLAPATGRDSVAILPTSTSVGADACITVGVDSVEALKDVPTYGLEKSVSQYAFERCLELEGAKPADFEFKNMDPGVAAQAMQSGDAAVKSIMVWNPFVLQTLRDREGSKRLFDSRKIPEEIIDMVVVSKSSLAKPGGDKFAAAVLDAFYSVNKMLADPEQRDETLKALGEKFSSLGVEDMEVVVQETKMYATPEAGVALFENKEFQDTTMPHVVDFCVSHDIVAEKPTVGFGAADQQLNFDASYMKKVESK